The DNA segment tcgggctgaacaggggtagagacgctccttcaggtatactaggcagaggccatttagggctttaaaggtcagcaccaacactttgacttgtgctcggtaatgtactgggagccggtgctctttcattaaaagcagtctgttcccaaaagcctgttggaacaaggtgGCCTTCCCTTGAATATGCCGGCAGAagaacaacaaggagggagccagtttaGCTTCTGGGATGGCGTTTGAAAGCCATGGGGAGGCTAAGTGCCCTTTCAAACCACcactttcttttttgttcttgtaCGCCCACAGTGACTCCCTTGAAATGCTCCTGATCCCAGGAGCTAAGTTTCCTCTACTACAATTTGTAATCCCAAAACACTGTACTGTAACTGGCTATTAGTTGGTTAacttacttttatttttacagaGGGGGACGCCAGgatgttcctttttttttgtttattcactTGTAAGGGATATCTATACATGTCCttgatttttttaagaaaagcccTCATACCCACAGTCTCAAAACACCCTAAACTTACAGCCACAGCACCAAGTGAGAACATCCTACATTTGAAGAGATGCTCAATCTTGTTTTTGCAGTATTGCTTTTGCAGCACAGCTTATACTTCATTGTGGCTTAGAATAGTGTTAATGGTAACCTGAGCGACACTGAATTTTGTTTACAAGAGCTCTACACTTTAGAGAACGGATGAGAAACTGGATTTCTGAGTacttgcaggactacaactcccatcatccctgtccatagGAGTTGAGTCCAATAACTTGGAGAGCCACAGGGTTTGACATTGAGACCACAGGTTTCCTCCTAGAAGTATCCAGTTGCATTAAAACAACATTGTCAGCCTGGCTATGGTTGTTGACACCTTTGCTTTCATTTCTAGAATGAGTCTGCATACCTTAAGTGGAGATAACGGTAGCAACGACATAGCTGCTGAAAGCTGTGCCATACTTTTCACATCTCCAGAAGTTGTAGGCAGACCTTCTATTCTTCGCCCATCACAGAAAGAAAATGTGCCACCAAAGGGGATGGTGAAGCCTATGAAGGTATGTCTGCTGTTACTGTCCAGCATAATTTTCTGTGTTAAAGGCCTGGTTCAACGGGTTTCTTTGgtgacaaataccgtatttttcgctctattggacgcagttttccccctcccaaaattgaggggaaatgtgtgtgcgtcctatggagcgaatgcaggcttgtgccatagctgCGCGTAACCgctccagcagggagaggctgcgtggggctaaagaggaagccaaaacagcaagcgggatccatcccgctcgctgcctcgACTTGTTCCATAGCTGcgtgcaacccctccggcaaggagaggctgcacggggctatggcttctttagtcccacacagcctctcccgggagggagaggctgcacggggctaaaggggaagccaaaacagcgagcgggatccatcctgctcgctgccttggcttgtgccatagccgcgcgcaacccctccggcagggagaggttgtgcgcagcctgtacgctgctctttggggctggggcgggaaagactttttttcttgatttccccccctaaaaactgggtgcgccctatggtccggtgtgccctatggtgcgaaaaatacggtacttgtttcACCAAGTGCACTGACAACAGCGAGCTGACCCTTCAAGGGTCATGGACCAGCAGCAAGTGTAATGTATACACTGGCAATGGTCTTCATTGTAGGTATGTGTAACATGGAACCATGGAGATGCATTACATGGTCCAAGCGTTTGATATTCAGGTCTCACTTTATTATGGGATAACTATAGCGGACAGACTTTGTAACTCATACGCAGAATTTCCCCAACGGTTACCACCATGCCTGTTGGGCGGTTGTGTTCCTTTATAGTGATGGGAATGTGAGGGAGGACTTATTATAGAACTCCTTTGAAATGTACCCATCACTGTAAAGGAACACAGGATCTCTGTTGCTTAGTACTTGTATTAGTACTAGCTCTGTTTAGTTTTTAATACTTCTAGTTGCTTAATATCTGTTCTTTATTAATCATATTTATGGGCATCTTTATTGATTCCTTGAGGGCCTCCTTAGTGGAAAGGAAGGGTATCAATGCCCAtggatgtgcatgcatgtgtgctctcagggttttttgtgtgtgtgtgtgtgtgtgtgtgcttgctcaAGTGATCTGTGTGACTTTCTCTTCCAAGGTAACTTTTCATACTCCTATGCGGGATTCTCAGACTCACAGAATCCTAAGTCCAGATAAAAGGAAGATTCCTGAAACACCTGTTATAGGAGGTGACTGCACAGACATCCCAGAGGATTTTGTCTTGTCTGCGTCCAGTGCTGTGTGAGTAAATCAGATCCtcttgatgtatttttaaaaaattaaaactagAAAAGGTTGTATGATGGCCCCTGTTCTCTAGAATACTCTCTTGCAGCTGTCTTTTCTGATTCATTGAGAGAGGTGACTGACTTTTTCTTCCTAGAAGCTGACAATTGAGATTTTACGGGAAGTGTTCCTTTTGGTCCTTCAAAGCTAAGAGCAGCAGCATTGACTTAAGTGCTAGAACAGATTGTTGCACCAGCCCATGATTTCTGAAGGAGTCTTCCATTTGGTGACATTTGGGGGCATTAGAAATATTGAGTGGATATGTGAAGAGTGGCCTAAGTCTGCAGAAGTCATTCTCCAGGGTGTCATCTACAAGGTGGCAGTGAGTAGTGTCTAGTCCCACACTTAATTTAGGTGCAAGATACTGTTGATGGTGTAAACCTATGCCTATAATAGCCCAAACAAAATCGCCCACCACAAGTCATATACCTACATAACCCAGGATGTGTAGATGTCATACACTTAGACTTTGTGTATGCTACTGACAAGTGCATGGTTCCACACCAATAATTGCCAAAATATGTACAAACTGACTCCTGAGTGCGTGATTCAGAGCGTTGTGGGCGTGCACACCTCCATTCCTTATTTAGAGATAGTTTGTCTAATTTTGGCTTGGGCTCATACTTGGCAGTGCATTGTGCCCAGAGAATGTATTGGGGCACTTACTTGTAAATCTGGATGCAGCATTTGGGGCAGCACAAAGCCTTCTTTTAGGGTGCACATACAGTGTCCTGCAACCAAATGAAGCATTGGGCAGGACACTACTAAATGCCTTCTCATAGAAGACTCTCTTCTGGAGGTGTGGATATAGCATTTGAGGTGGCCAAAAGCTTGTTTTGGGGTATACATTTCCAGTTCCACATTGAATACAATGTAGAAGACAAACACTGAAAAACCTAAGTTTGACATaaattttccagttttgtgccaaaCAGAAGTGGATAGTAAATGCCCTGTTCGTAAGCATTGGGCTGCACCTAACAAAAGCCTCTTTTCCTGTGTGCCAAATGCGgctcttttattttaattattcttcAAAGGCCGTATTAACTAGCTAGTGATGGGTCTACCTTTCAACAGGAGTCAACAAACAGTTACCCTAGATGCTGATATTGCAAGTGAGAAGATAGAGGTGGAAGGAAAGGTAAATCCTGATTCTTCAGATGATGTAATGTCAGCAAAAAGCAAAGGAGCAAATATCCCTGACTTGCCTACTGACGACTTTGTGAAAATATCGTCTTTGGCAGTGTTTGCTGCAGCTGAGAAACAAGATGACGGTTCTCTTGATGCAGTTTGCCTGCCTCAGACTGCTACGGAGAACAATCCATCTGATGAGGAAACAGGTTGCAAAACCCCATCGGCAAACAATGGTGTGACAAAGCAATTTCTAAGCTCTGATTTGGCAACAGTTTCTAACGGAGTCTGCAAAACTGAGCCGTTGTCCATATCCCACATACAAAATTCTCCCTCGCAACACGTGCAAGGATCCTGTAGCTCCGAGAATGCCAGTTGCGGTGAAATAAAACCTTTTCAGACTGAGGAATCGGAGTGGCAAAATTCCACAGCAGTGAACAGCATCTTGCCGGAGTGTGAGGGGGAGGTTCACGTAACAAAACCTGAGTTCATAAAACTGGAACCAGGCATGCTTGAAAAGGCAACTAATAAGGTATCCccaaggaaaccaggcaagggtgcTGAAATGAAGGCTCCTTCTGGGAAACCAGCTTCAACTCACAAAGTGCTGGAGGAAGCTGAAGAGAGAACCAACACTGCAACAGAGAGTTCTGTCCACGAAGCATCTTGTAGCCTGGACTGCAATAAATTTGATGATCCTGACTTCAATCCATTAGGAGGTGTTTCAAAAATGCAAAATTCCCTAGAGTGTCCTATGCCCAAAACTAAAACAGCAGATACCCAGGAGGATAGTATTTTGTCCAAAATACTTCAAGCACAGTTGCACAATCAACCGGATGACTTTGGAGCTGCAGAACTATTAAGTGAGAAATTGTAAGTATTTTAACACTAAATCTGGAGCAAATCCTGGGCTTGGGAAATGAAGTAGTACAAATTGAAAAAGCTTGCAACTTTATATCAATCCCAAAAACTAGCAAGTTAGAGAACCCAAGACACGTAGGGGAAGAAAACAGCACACATTGGAACTATTCAGGCTTCTCTTATCATTTCATGCTACTCAGTTCTGTGTAGTAGAACTAGCTATAAACTGTTTAATAACATGCTTAAGGAAGACAGTGTTCACAAACAGTCTTGTTCTTCTCCAAGGACCTTAAGGTGGTGTGGTTAACATGTCACCcccacaactctgtgaggtatgctagactgagaggcagtggctgccccaaggtcacccagtgtgtttcaaggccaagtggggatttgaaccctggtgttccaggtcttagtctgacactAGCGATTATCCCGCACATCAAAAGACAGGTTCTTGCTAAAAATGGTGGTATTTTAAATATAGTACTATTGCATCTTGCATGGGCGTTGTGTTCTGTGGGTGGCATGTGTATATACAAAACTTATATACTGTAACTACCCCCTTGGAACTGTCCCCACGACCATCCTTACCTTTCAAggaaggcagagagcttttaaAATCTACatcttgcttactgggctctgggatgCTCCCATGTGATTTGCAGGACCATTTGAATGCCTGCAAGAGCATCCCAGAACCCGGtgtgcaaggcagagagcttaaaagctctttcagtGATGGGGAAAACCCAGGGGCACAAgaggagcttttaagctctctaccCTGCATGTGATTGATTTGTGGGATTGGGGTGCAAATAATAACCTGGCTGCCTTTCTGCTGTGCAAGATTGAAATTGTGCAAGTTATACTGTTTGTGCACAAAATTGAATTATAAAGTTatggaaggtacagtggtacctcaggttacatacgcttcaggttacagactccgctaacccagaaatagtacctcgggttaagaactttgcttcagaatgagaacagaaatcatgcggtggcagcaggaggccccattagctaaagtggtgtttcaggttaagaacagttttgggttaagagcGGAGCTCCagtacgaattaagttcttaacccgaggtaccactgtaatttatttataaagCACGTTGAACCAAGCTTTGTTAGCTGTCAGGTTCCATAACATATGCTGTCTTGTTCCCTATAGGAAAGAGAATGATGAGCAGATTATAGCTGAAGATCAAGCTGTGGCTGAAGCAGAAACTCCAGCTGAACAGTCAGTGGATTTGATGGTATGATATGGCCCTGTGTACATTGTTATACTCAAAGCTGTGCATACttgccaaaatggaaaacaaaactgCACAAGCATTCAGTTTCAAAGCTGAATTCTGTCACCTGCATAGGCAAGTTTTGCATATGCTTGTGGTGGTTTTGAATCACCCATGCTTGTCATGGTGAGTGAGAGGCACTATGCAGAGCAGGAAAGCCTATCTCAGTCTTGGTCGTTTGAAGTAAACACAAACATACTTCTGAGATTTCAACAGATGTACTACTTggccaatttattttatttaacagatgtaaataccacttgattgtagtaaaacctcttaagtggttttaaaataaactttgaaGTCTATGAAGCCTTACTGGCTAGAAATCCTGCCCTCTTTCTGGAAAGCTGAGATGCTCAGAATTCTGCACAGAGTACCACATTCTGtacttttggaataataaatggtTCCTCTTGTTCTTAACGGAGTATTGCatttccaaacaacaacaaaaccccaccCTCTCCACTTCCCTCATTCAGATTCCAAAAGTAAAATTATTTGCTCTAGAAGGCATTAAAGTTATGTTAGTTTTATGCATTCTGTATGACTTCATGGAAAACGGAGCTTTGGCTATGTCTGTAATAACAATGCtgtctacttggaagtatgttccattgattccagtgggtctaattcccaggtaaatgggtataggGTTGTAGTCACAGTCAGCAACAAAGTACTTTTAAGGTTCTCCTAGGCAAATATTTGCCTTGCAAAATAGAATAATCCTGCTGCTACTGAGGTCTGTAGGTCATTTGTTTCATTTGATGCAGTGATATAATGGTGgtcaccataaaggtaaaggtacccctgcccgtacaggccagtcttgccagactctagggttgtgcgctcatctcactctaaaggccgggagccagcgctgtccgcagacacttccaggtcacggggccagcgtgacaagctgcatctggcgagccagcgcagcacatggaacgccatttaccttcccgccagtaagcggtccctatttatctacttgcacccgggggtgctttcgaactgctaggttggcaggtgctgggactgagcaacgggagtgcaccccaccacggggatttgaaccgctgaccatgcgatcggcaagtcctaggcgctgaggttttacccacagcgccacccgtggtcACCATACTGCTATAGTAAAGTTTTTTATTAATATTAGTTCATTCACCTTTTATAAGAAGACGTGGTATTTGAATAATAAATCCACGATCTTAAAGACCTTGTAATCAAGTTCCAGAATTCAAGGGAAAGCAATAATATTGCTAATATAACGACCTTGGGGAAGAAAAACACTTTTTAATGTAACACTACTTACATACAAAAACGCAGCCGTCTGCAATGgcaaaatgactttttaaaatgtgtttattgattTTTGAGAACCTGGTCCTCTGCCCCAAGCTACTCAGTAAAGTGAAGAGGAGCAATTGCCCTACTGTGCGATTTATTTCATCTCTCCACTTTAAGGAATATTTTCATTAAACTTTGCTTCTTAGGGTAACTTGTCTTTAAATGGAGAGTTGCCTGGAGATGGCTTTTTGCTCCAGCCTTCTTGCGAAAGGCCAGCAACAGTAATGCATGAAAACAACCAGGTTGCAGATACAGAAAACGAAGAGTTCCGATCACCCTCAGAAGGTAAGAGTAGTTGGAACTATGGACCTTTTAGGCCCTTCTAATTATTGTGCATTTTTTTCTAGTTATACCTAATTTTGTTTCCCATGCTTGGGCAATTGCATAGAGCACAAACAAACTGACATCATAAgtacaaattacagtggtgcctcgcaagacgaaaagaatccgttccgcgattctcttcgtctagcggttttttcgtcttgcgaagcaaccctattagcggctaagcggattagcactgttagcggcttagcggctattaaaagattagcagctattaaaggattagcggctaagctgctaagactattagcggcttaggaaaagggggaaagcggggggggacgggaccacaagactagcaagacgtttcgtcttgcgaagcaagcccatagggaaaatcgtcttgcgaagcaactcagaaacggaaaaccctttcgtctagtgggttttccgtcttgcgaggcattcgtcttgcagggcaccactgtaccaaattTATTATAAAGATTTTGAGTGTCACCTagcccaatgcaggaatctcagctagatgacaggtggccacccagcctctccttaaaaacctcaaagaaaggggagtccaccatcttccactgttgaacagcttttaccTGATGTTCAATAGGAATATCCTTATAATCCATTGGTTTGCATCCTAACTTCTaggacaggagaaaacaagcttgctccatcttccatgtgtcagccctttagatatttgaagatggctatcatatcttctcctcctatgaagactGCTTTGTAGGCGTTTGTCTTAAGgatccgcccccccaaaaaaatcagtgTGCAAATATTTGTCGATAAAGCACTATTGTGGCTATGTCTTCATGCGCTACCCTGATTGGAGGACAGACTACTGTCATTCTCAAAGTTCTGCAAAGCACTTGCCGCACGCCTAGTATagctttttattcatttatatatagcttaattctaaaaataataaacttCTAAATAGTTGGGAACCTGTAGCCTGCCAGATGCTGACAACTGACCACAGGCTCCCTATCCCTCATCTAGCCACATGTGACTCCAAAAGTGTTCAGAATAATGTTAGATCTGAACCTTTGACGAATTATCTGTTCCTTCATGATTAAATCGTAAGTTAAATGAATTTAAATGAAAAGTAGAAAGAGGTGAACTGTGCCTAGTAACTCCCACAAGGTGCACAGGCTACTACAAATTGCAGGAAGGTGTGCTTGCACTTCTCAAGTTAAATGAATTTAAATGAAAAGTAGAAAGAGCTGAACTGTGCCTAGCAACACCCACAAGGTGCACACGCTACTACAAATTGCAGGAAGGTGTGCTTGCACTTCTCATCTCCAGAAAGAACGATCTTATCTTTGCCCATGCTACTTCTAGTTTCAATAACATAAAAACCATTGCTTTCTGCATTTGCTTAGTTCTAGGACTCAATATTGAAGTGGACTATCTGGAACAATTTGGAAGGGCCTCAGTAAGTAACCATTATGTGAACTGATTTTAAGATTTTTACAGCATTGAGCTTACTATACTAGAACAGTCTATAAAAGAGAGTTAAAGGTATTTCAAGCAGAGGAGACTTTGGCTGGAATAGATACTCCTAAGGATCTGAAGGCAATTGCAGAGGAGAGCTCTAAACGTCTACCTACCAATATAAACTCAGTGTTATGTATATTTTCTCATTTACACAAGAGCTAAACTTGCTCTGTGGCAAAACAATGCCCTGTCTCCATTCTCTTCCAgttaaactaccatatttttctccctataggacacacttttcgccctccaaaaatgaaggggaaatgtgtgtgcatcctatggggcgaatgcaggctttcattgaagcctggagagcgagaggggttggtgcgcactgacccctctcgctctccaggcttcaggaagctatccgcaagccgtgggagcccggcgtgaagtcgcgcagctctcctacggcttgcggagagctgcctgcatcctgaagcctggggcaCGCTGAGTtcagcgtgccccaagcttcGAGTTTcacacagctctccgcaagccgtagGAGAGCTACGCAActttgggcagatatccgcaagcgcGACTTCCctccgggctccctaggcttgcagatagcagcctgttctggggtcgggggaagctcgggcttcccacgccttggggggaaataaatttttcccctttatttcccacccaaaaaaactaggtgcgccctatggggcgaaaaatacggtatatgctgcTTATATCACAAAACAGATATAGAAGAATCTacttttattgggttgttttagAGTTGTATCAAAACTTCCTTGGTTGTGAGATGCTCTTTAATACAACTTGGAAGATCTGTACCCCAAACAATCACATCTTTGGCTGACTGACTTGTGCCTGTACGTCGCTTACTTACAAATTCCTTCCCCATAGTTTAAAGAATCTGTCTTGAGGAAGCAATCTCTGTACTTGAAATTTGATCCACTGCTCAGTGAAAGCCCTAAGAAAAGTGCTCCTGGTGCTAATGAACATGCAGTTCGAAATGGGTAAGCATTCAATTTTTAGTGCTCTTCAATTTTGGAGCCTATTTAGAATTGTTTCagtattttttcttattttaaattAGACCATCTAGAGAAACGGCAgtcaatgaaataaaaacatctaAACCTGAAGAAAAGTCATTGGGACTAGACCTTCTGGGAGCTTCAACAAATCTGGTAAGTGCCATCTAAATATCTCTAGTAGTTTGCAGATACAGGtggtttgtaatttttttaaaaaagatcaacaCATTGGCCCAGTTCAGAAATAGTATGAAATCATGGTTTCCTGTTGTGTGAATGAGCCATGGTGAACCTCAGGCTTGCATGCTGGAAGAGGTCAGAAGCATTACATTTTAAACTCAAATGAACCAACTACggttttttaaaacatttaacagtTTAGACATCAAGGGAACTATGGTTTGTCTGATGCAGCTTGATGCATCTTAGAGTATCTGttagcacaaaaatgcattataaaagtACCACATGTAAATGTGTTTTCAAATTCTTGTcacaggccagaggttctccagATATTCCAACCACTAAGGATATTTCATTTTTGCCTTCTGCGCTGCCTACTGGGGCTATTGTGGAAGTGTTGAAATACACTGAGCAAGACATGGATACAGCTATCGAAAGGGTTAAACTTGAGAAGGACGCGGTTATCAAAAAGCTTACTTCCGAGGTGAGAACATGGGAAGGAATATTTGAGTTGATACTATTTAGAAAGATACTGTTTAGAATGGCTTTTGATTTCCTGCTGACCAACTTTTGATTTCCTGCTGACCGGTAACATTTGCCCACTTTGCAAGACTTTTCTGCAGATTTTCTTTACCAATGGGAGTTTTCAAACTGATTTTTGGAACACTAATCAAATTAGTTCCATCTAATGCTCCTGATCAATATAAACCACCAGTgtcatttatttttgcttttttccttGGGTGATTATAAATAAATGGCTTCCTCTTGGGTGATTATAAATAAATGGCTTCCTCAAATGCCCATACAAAAGAGAGTAAGCTTGCTTAACAAATGCTACAGTTGTCCTTAAGGTAGAATGAGGTCTAGCCAAGGACTTTTCTGGATGTTGCTTTGATTCTAGCCCAGATCTAAAGTGACATCCATTACTGTTACGCTCTCATTTTCGGGACCTTGTGGTTTCAGGTACAAGAAAAGGAGATGGAAGCTTTGGAATGGGAAAGGAAGCATCACAAGATCTATTTGGAAAATAAAGAAATGGGGTAGGTGTACAACTGGGATACAGAAGCATGT comes from the Podarcis muralis chromosome 6, rPodMur119.hap1.1, whole genome shotgun sequence genome and includes:
- the TACC3 gene encoding transforming acidic coiled-coil-containing protein 3 isoform X2, which encodes MSLHTLSGDNGSNDIAAESCAILFTSPEVVGRPSILRPSQKENVPPKGMVKPMKVTFHTPMRDSQTHRILSPDKRKIPETPVIGGDCTDIPEDFVLSASSAVKENDEQIIAEDQAVAEAETPAEQSVDLMGNLSLNGELPGDGFLLQPSCERPATVMHENNQVADTENEEFRSPSEVLGLNIEVDYLEQFGRASFKESVLRKQSLYLKFDPLLSESPKKSAPGANEHAVRNGPSRETAVNEIKTSKPEEKSLGLDLLGASTNLARGSPDIPTTKDISFLPSALPTGAIVEVLKYTEQDMDTAIERVKLEKDAVIKKLTSEVQEKEMEALEWERKHHKIYLENKEMGTIVAEFEVTVAQVMENSQKEKELAQKELQKVLDEKRQISSDLNSVEKSLSELFKRFEKQKEAIEGYQKNEEALKKCVEDYNTRLKKEEQKYQALKAHAEEKLCRANEEIAQVRSKAKAEEAALQASLRKEQMRAQSLESSLEQKTKENNELTKICEDLISRMVQK
- the TACC3 gene encoding transforming acidic coiled-coil-containing protein 3 isoform X1, which encodes MSLHTLSGDNGSNDIAAESCAILFTSPEVVGRPSILRPSQKENVPPKGMVKPMKVTFHTPMRDSQTHRILSPDKRKIPETPVIGGDCTDIPEDFVLSASSAVSQQTVTLDADIASEKIEVEGKVNPDSSDDVMSAKSKGANIPDLPTDDFVKISSLAVFAAAEKQDDGSLDAVCLPQTATENNPSDEETGCKTPSANNGVTKQFLSSDLATVSNGVCKTEPLSISHIQNSPSQHVQGSCSSENASCGEIKPFQTEESEWQNSTAVNSILPECEGEVHVTKPEFIKLEPGMLEKATNKVSPRKPGKGAEMKAPSGKPASTHKVLEEAEERTNTATESSVHEASCSLDCNKFDDPDFNPLGGVSKMQNSLECPMPKTKTADTQEDSILSKILQAQLHNQPDDFGAAELLSEKLKENDEQIIAEDQAVAEAETPAEQSVDLMGNLSLNGELPGDGFLLQPSCERPATVMHENNQVADTENEEFRSPSEVLGLNIEVDYLEQFGRASFKESVLRKQSLYLKFDPLLSESPKKSAPGANEHAVRNGPSRETAVNEIKTSKPEEKSLGLDLLGASTNLARGSPDIPTTKDISFLPSALPTGAIVEVLKYTEQDMDTAIERVKLEKDAVIKKLTSEVQEKEMEALEWERKHHKIYLENKEMGTIVAEFEVTVAQVMENSQKEKELAQKELQKVLDEKRQISSDLNSVEKSLSELFKRFEKQKEAIEGYQKNEEALKKCVEDYNTRLKKEEQKYQALKAHAEEKLCRANEEIAQVRSKAKAEEAALQASLRKEQMRAQSLESSLEQKTKENNELTKICEDLISRMVQK